Part of the Paenibacillus aurantius genome, TCGGCACGACCGATAGTACAACCAAAAAAATGCATGTTTACGATGCAGCCGTCACCGATTGGAATAGCGATAGCGCAATCAAATGGGAATTTGCCCCTTCGACCGCTCTTGGATTCACTGCATCTGAAATCAACGCATGGAATGGTGGTTCCGGCATGAAGCTGCGGAATAGCAGCGTATGGGGGGGGGCAATGGGTAGTCGTAACGGATTCTTCGTTTGCCGCCATTGTTTCCTATCCAGGGGGCGTAAAGAAATGGGCGAATGTCATCTCCGGGAACCTGCACGAGGCAGAGCTGTTGCCGAACGGGAATATCGCCCTTGCTGCATCAAATGGCAATTGGGTTAGGGTGTATGCGTCTTCGCAAGGGTCGAGCAACTCGACCTATGCCCAGTACGACATCAACTTCGCCCATGCCGTTTTGTGGGACCCGGACAGAAACCGACTCTGGGTAAACGGGCAAGATCCCGTGACAGGAGTGCATATATTGACAGCATTGATCGTAGGGGGAACGGCTGCTAATCCTACGCTCACCGAAGATCCGGCATACCGCAAGGATCTTGTGCCTTCCCGGTGGGCCCATGATCTCCAGCCTTATTATAATGATAAGAATAAATTGGTACTGACGACAAGCGACGGGGTTTATCTATACGACAAATCAACGAAAAGTATTTCCAAGCCTTCCGGAGATCTCCAACAAAATGAGGTCAGGTCAGCGGGGAATTTGTCTACCGGTGAATTTTACGAAACCCGGCCGGATGTTAACAAATCCCCGGCAGGTGCTTGCACTATCAACGTTTGGTGTACGGATACGGTGGATTTGTATAGTTCCGTCGATGGCTCACACGTCGGCTCGAGAACGGTGACCGGGGCCGCCACCTACAAAGCTCGTTTCTGGAACCCCGACTATTATGGGACGACGGGGCAGGCGGAAGAGAATTTGGCCTTGAATTCCCCTGTATCGGCATCAAGTGAGTACGTGAGCACCTACTGGGGCTGGGGAAAAGGATATGCCACGGATGGGATCGTCGATTCGATTAGCGGAGCGCTGGGGTATTCCAGCCAAACCGGCATGACGACAAACCATACCGAGTGGCTGGAAATCGATCTTCCGGAACGGCAAACCTTCTCAAGTGTCACCCTTTATCCGAGGAACGATAGCGGGAACATAGGCGCAGGTTTCCCCATTGATTTCAAAATTCAGGTCTGGAACGGCTCGTGGGTGGATCGGGTATCGGTAACGAATTACCCGATTCCGGGTAATGCTCCTCAAACGTTCTCCTGGGGATTTAAGGACAGAACAAACAAAATCAGAATGTATGCGACGAATCTCAGGAAGGTAGGCGGAACCGATTATCTGATGCAATTCGCTGAAGTAAAGGTGCTTCATAACAGTTTGACGGATGGAAATAATCTTGCCACCTCCTCGACGGTCACCGCCTCCAGCTCGAATGAAAGTACCTATTGGGGTTGGGGGAAGGGGTATGTTACAGATGGAGAACGGAACTCGGCTAATGGCGCGCTGGGATACTCGAGTGCGACGGGTGTGACAGCGAATCACACCGAGTGGCTGGTCGTCGACTTGGCTTCTCCGAAGACCATATCGAGCATCAATCTATTTCCGAGAAACGATAGCGGAAATGTCGGAGCCGGCTTCCCGATCGATTTTAAACTCCAAATATGGGACGGAACCGCTTGGGTGGATCGGGTAACCAAAACCGGCTATCCCCAACCCGGAAACGATGGGCAATCTTTTTCCTGGGGCTATTCGGATACGACAAGCAAGGTGAGGATCTATGCAACCAATCTCAGAAAGGTTGGTTCCACGGACTATTTGATGCAATTCTCAGAAGTCGAGGTGCACTAAAACCGGGCCGCGGCAATGACATAGGGAGGATGATTGTTATGAGAAGATGGTTATGGTTAGTGGCAGGGCCTTCGCTCTTTATCCTGGCCAGCCTCTTGATTTGGATGCTTTGGGATGGCAAAGCGGAAGCTTCCCCGTCCTGCGACTGTATGATTATCACCACGAATCAGATGAACTACCAGGTTGAAGTGTACGACCCGGCGGTCAATCA contains:
- a CDS encoding discoidin domain-containing protein encodes the protein MPNGNIALAASNGNWVRVYASSQGSSNSTYAQYDINFAHAVLWDPDRNRLWVNGQDPVTGVHILTALIVGGTAANPTLTEDPAYRKDLVPSRWAHDLQPYYNDKNKLVLTTSDGVYLYDKSTKSISKPSGDLQQNEVRSAGNLSTGEFYETRPDVNKSPAGACTINVWCTDTVDLYSSVDGSHVGSRTVTGAATYKARFWNPDYYGTTGQAEENLALNSPVSASSEYVSTYWGWGKGYATDGIVDSISGALGYSSQTGMTTNHTEWLEIDLPERQTFSSVTLYPRNDSGNIGAGFPIDFKIQVWNGSWVDRVSVTNYPIPGNAPQTFSWGFKDRTNKIRMYATNLRKVGGTDYLMQFAEVKVLHNSLTDGNNLATSSTVTASSSNESTYWGWGKGYVTDGERNSANGALGYSSATGVTANHTEWLVVDLASPKTISSINLFPRNDSGNVGAGFPIDFKLQIWDGTAWVDRVTKTGYPQPGNDGQSFSWGYSDTTSKVRIYATNLRKVGSTDYLMQFSEVEVH